A stretch of Campylobacter concisus DNA encodes these proteins:
- the guaB gene encoding IMP dehydrogenase, translated as MKIVKRALTFEDVLLVPQYSEILPKQVDVKTRISKNVTLNIPIVSAAMDTVTEHRTAIMMARLGGIGVIHKNMDIESQAKEVKRVKKSESGVIIDPIFINPEATVAEALSLMSDLHISGVPVIDKDRKLIGILTNRDLRFETNMSTLVKDRMTKAPLITAPKGCTLDDAEKIFSQNRVEKLPIVDKDGRLDGLITIKDLKKRKEYPNANKDSYGRLRVAAAIGVGQLDRAKALVDAGVDVIVIDSAHGHSKGIIDTLKEVKANFKVDVVAGNIANPAAVKDLAEAGADGIKVGIGPGSICTTRIVAGVGVPQISAIDDCASEAAKYGIPVIADGGLKYSGDVAKALAAGAACVMAGSLLAGCEESPGELITFQGRQYKVYRGMGSIGAMTKGSSDRYFQEGTAQDKLVPEGIEGRVPFAGSIKDVIHQLIGGLRSAMGYVGAKDIPTLQEKAEFVEITSAGLKESHVHDVVITHEAPNYKVN; from the coding sequence ATGAAGATAGTAAAGAGAGCTTTAACATTTGAGGATGTGCTTCTTGTACCGCAATACTCTGAAATTTTGCCAAAGCAAGTTGATGTAAAAACCAGGATCAGTAAAAACGTCACACTAAATATCCCGATCGTCTCTGCTGCGATGGATACGGTGACTGAGCATAGAACTGCTATCATGATGGCAAGGCTCGGTGGTATCGGCGTCATCCACAAAAACATGGACATCGAAAGCCAAGCAAAAGAGGTCAAACGCGTTAAAAAAAGCGAAAGTGGCGTCATCATCGATCCTATCTTTATAAATCCAGAAGCGACCGTGGCTGAAGCTCTAAGCCTTATGTCAGATCTTCATATTTCAGGCGTTCCAGTCATTGATAAAGACCGCAAACTAATAGGAATTTTAACAAATCGCGATCTTAGATTTGAGACAAATATGAGCACTTTGGTAAAAGACCGCATGACAAAAGCACCACTTATCACTGCGCCAAAAGGTTGTACGCTTGATGATGCGGAGAAAATTTTCTCCCAAAATAGAGTTGAAAAACTACCTATCGTCGATAAAGACGGCAGACTTGACGGGCTTATCACCATAAAAGATCTAAAAAAACGTAAAGAGTATCCAAACGCAAACAAAGATAGCTACGGCAGACTTCGCGTGGCTGCGGCTATTGGTGTTGGTCAGCTTGATCGCGCCAAAGCACTTGTCGATGCTGGTGTAGACGTCATCGTCATCGACTCAGCTCACGGCCACTCAAAGGGTATTATCGATACTTTAAAAGAGGTAAAAGCAAATTTTAAAGTCGATGTCGTAGCTGGCAACATCGCAAACCCAGCGGCTGTAAAAGACCTAGCAGAAGCAGGAGCAGACGGTATAAAAGTGGGCATTGGACCAGGATCTATTTGTACCACAAGGATCGTTGCTGGCGTTGGTGTGCCTCAAATTTCAGCGATTGACGACTGCGCAAGCGAAGCAGCGAAATATGGCATCCCAGTTATCGCTGATGGTGGTTTAAAATACTCAGGCGACGTGGCAAAAGCCCTTGCAGCAGGTGCAGCATGCGTCATGGCAGGTAGCTTGCTAGCAGGATGTGAGGAGAGTCCAGGCGAGCTTATAACATTCCAAGGTCGCCAGTACAAAGTATATCGTGGTATGGGCTCAATAGGCGCTATGACAAAGGGTAGCTCGGACCGCTACTTTCAAGAGGGCACTGCACAAGATAAGCTAGTACCTGAAGGTATCGAGGGTCGTGTGCCATTTGCTGGTAGTATAAAAGATGTGATACATCAGCTAATAGGCGGCCTAAGAAGCGCAATGGGCTATGTTGGCGCAAAAGATATCCCAACTCTTCAAGAAAAAGCTGAATTTGTCGAGATCACTAGTGCTGGACTTAAAGAGAGTCACGTCCACGACGTAGTTATCACTCACGAGGCACCAAACTACAAAGTTAATTAG
- a CDS encoding EAL domain-containing protein: MTYQYVDYFKNVSKYDVANFQSYINDSAMGDVLLLKDDNKNGYKVVASSDKRIINQEFNDKSCGNIFAHNFQKDYFWSKILPENAAQVCMFVPVGEYILGFKGKVDQRITGTHDEYFFEWLLNNMALTFILSFVGAIVALSTCIWYAVKYIKEKNNYNALKTDTKKQIEELGEKLYIDPMTGLLNKTALVRDINSYENPKVVLIDIDDFGKMNDFYGKFACDQILVKMADLISEFAKDENMKAYCIEADRFALVEDSDSFIDRYEDMVEDLIEIFKGRMLSIVDEDGREIEGIEIHSTIGFALDSDQTLRKATIALKTAKEQDKDYVCYFKGLNQKEEYATQIERSKLIQYATINNNIVPYFQPIVNDQKVPVKYECLIRLLDRGDVISPNVFLDISKRIKRYADLEKQLIVKCFKQLVEDKNLVLSINLSSRDMIDGDVSSLVLNLLNKHNVAGRVVFEIVEDEELKNLERVSNFIERVKSMGAKIAIDDFGSGYSNFSYIIKIKPDYVKIDGSIIKDIDINKDSHSIASAIVAFAKDLGIKTIAEYVHSKEIFEICKEIGVDEFQGFYFGAPERAGS, translated from the coding sequence TTGACATATCAATATGTTGATTATTTCAAAAATGTCAGCAAATATGATGTCGCAAATTTTCAATCTTACATTAACGATAGCGCTATGGGTGATGTCCTTTTATTAAAGGATGATAATAAAAATGGATACAAGGTCGTAGCGTCTTCAGATAAAAGAATAATAAATCAAGAATTTAACGATAAAAGCTGTGGAAATATCTTTGCTCATAATTTCCAAAAAGATTATTTTTGGTCAAAAATTTTGCCAGAAAACGCCGCTCAAGTTTGTATGTTTGTGCCAGTTGGAGAGTATATATTAGGCTTTAAAGGAAAGGTCGATCAGCGTATTACTGGCACGCATGATGAGTACTTTTTTGAGTGGCTTTTAAACAATATGGCTTTAACATTTATCTTAAGCTTCGTTGGCGCAATAGTTGCTTTGTCTACTTGTATATGGTATGCGGTCAAGTACATAAAAGAAAAAAATAACTATAACGCATTAAAAACAGATACTAAAAAACAGATAGAAGAGCTTGGAGAAAAGCTTTATATCGATCCGATGACTGGACTTTTAAATAAAACAGCATTGGTGCGTGATATTAATAGCTATGAAAATCCTAAAGTAGTGCTTATAGATATTGACGATTTTGGCAAGATGAATGACTTTTACGGTAAATTTGCATGTGATCAGATTTTGGTAAAGATGGCTGATTTGATCAGTGAATTTGCTAAAGATGAGAATATGAAGGCTTACTGTATAGAAGCAGATAGGTTTGCTCTGGTAGAAGATAGCGATAGCTTTATCGATAGATATGAAGATATGGTTGAAGATTTGATAGAAATTTTTAAAGGCCGTATGCTAAGTATAGTCGATGAAGATGGCAGAGAGATAGAAGGTATCGAGATACATAGTACAATAGGCTTTGCTCTTGATAGTGACCAAACACTAAGAAAAGCAACAATAGCGTTAAAAACGGCAAAAGAGCAAGATAAAGACTATGTTTGCTATTTTAAAGGGCTAAATCAAAAAGAGGAATACGCAACTCAAATAGAACGCTCCAAACTGATACAATACGCTACTATAAATAACAATATTGTTCCTTATTTTCAGCCGATAGTTAATGACCAAAAGGTACCTGTAAAATATGAATGTTTGATAAGGCTTTTGGATAGAGGTGATGTTATATCACCAAATGTCTTTTTAGATATCTCAAAGCGTATTAAGCGTTATGCTGATCTTGAGAAACAACTCATTGTAAAGTGTTTTAAGCAGCTTGTAGAGGATAAGAATTTAGTACTTTCTATAAATTTAAGCAGTAGAGATATGATCGATGGTGATGTTAGCTCACTTGTTTTAAATTTATTGAACAAGCACAATGTTGCTGGTAGAGTAGTATTTGAGATCGTTGAAGATGAAGAGCTTAAAAATTTAGAGAGAGTTTCAAATTTTATCGAGCGTGTAAAAAGCATGGGTGCAAAGATCGCTATCGATGATTTTGGCTCAGGATATTCAAATTTTTCTTACATTATAAAGATCAAGCCTGACTACGTGAAGATCGATGGCTCTATTATAAAAGATATAGACATAAATAAAGATTCACACTCTATCGCAAGTGCGATCGTGGCATTTGCAAAAGACCTTGGTATAAAAACTATTGCTGAATATGTGCATTCAAAAGAGATATTTGAGATCTGTAAAGAGATCGGCGTAGATGAGTTTCAGGGCTTTTATTTTGGTGCACCAGAGCGTGCCGGCTCATAA
- a CDS encoding carbon-nitrogen hydrolase family protein, whose translation MSRICALQLPTQPLSEARLDYYLKICADENARLVVLGEYVLNSFFKELISMPKSLIKEQSERKKEALFAMAKKYDLNIVAPIVNLKGKEIFKSLAKFTPTQVKLYDQQILMPYAHWNEAKFFNNTSDELNLPIFTYDKFKVGVMFGYEAHFDVCWAYMSAKKVDIVLVPTACTFFSQARWEELLKVRAFTNNVYVLRVNRVGSNKSDDAQWSFYGDSMLINPFGEVKNRLGKNEEMMVDELSKKELSEARSTWGFMHIEAKFKR comes from the coding sequence ATGAGTAGAATTTGTGCTCTTCAGCTACCAACGCAGCCCTTAAGCGAGGCTAGGCTTGATTATTACCTAAAAATTTGTGCGGATGAAAACGCAAGGCTGGTTGTGCTTGGTGAATATGTGCTAAATAGCTTTTTTAAAGAGCTCATTAGCATGCCAAAAAGCCTTATAAAAGAGCAAAGCGAGCGCAAAAAAGAGGCTCTTTTTGCAATGGCAAAAAAGTATGATCTAAATATCGTTGCACCCATTGTAAATCTAAAAGGCAAGGAAATTTTTAAAAGTCTAGCTAAATTTACCCCAACACAAGTAAAGCTATATGATCAGCAAATTCTCATGCCTTACGCTCACTGGAATGAGGCGAAATTCTTTAATAACACAAGCGATGAGCTAAATTTGCCTATTTTTACCTACGATAAATTTAAGGTTGGCGTCATGTTTGGCTATGAGGCGCACTTTGATGTGTGCTGGGCCTATATGAGCGCTAAAAAGGTTGATATCGTGCTCGTGCCAACGGCTTGTACATTTTTTTCTCAGGCGCGCTGGGAGGAACTTTTAAAGGTTAGGGCCTTTACAAACAACGTCTACGTGCTCCGCGTAAACCGCGTAGGAAGCAATAAAAGTGACGATGCGCAGTGGAGCTTTTACGGCGATTCGATGCTTATTAATCCGTTTGGTGAAGTTAAAAATAGGCTTGGTAAAAATGAAGAGATGATGGTCGATGAGCTTAGCAAAAAGGAGCTTAGCGAAGCTAGAAGCACTTGGGGCTTTATGCATATAGAGGCTAAATTTAAAAGATGA
- the xseB gene encoding exodeoxyribonuclease VII small subunit has protein sequence MEQKEQSFEEKLALADKILNDLNKDDVSLENSIKLHEQGKKLLNEAREILENAKLSIKQVDDE, from the coding sequence ATGGAGCAAAAAGAGCAAAGCTTTGAAGAAAAATTAGCCCTAGCAGATAAAATTTTAAACGATCTAAACAAAGATGATGTGAGCCTAGAAAATAGCATAAAGCTGCACGAGCAGGGTAAAAAGCTCTTAAATGAAGCAAGAGAAATTTTAGAAAATGCAAAACTTAGCATAAAGCAGGTGGATGATGAGTAG
- a CDS encoding endonuclease MutS2 — MTQDIFAKLDLNEYLDKFHSFLARQKPLFLQGDNKIHFENINELSKYDFKAPDEIKNLDDALMRLSKQAVLHISEIYEFAKIIKYFSYLKKQKFEGRLGEWIAKAEIPDAMSQMANSFDENGEFSDSVDERFYAIKQAFSEKKCQIDAELKKLIYSKHITPYLVDTQTHYINSQEALLVRGGFNHALKGTVIARSSGGYFYVAPASTERLKKEQSELLDRKEEIIFEHCKKFSLQMNKSLLFLKFINNAFDQFDAYQARVNLARSLDYEFVLPNSSHVIKLEKFAHPALKNPKSVSVDFGKKVLLITGVNAGGKSMLLKSIISATLLAKYLLPMRIDANRSSIGSFKEFDAIIEDPQSVKNDISTFAGRMVHFARLFTKKSIIIGIDEIELGTDFEEAASLYGVMIERLITQDIKMIITTHHKRLAMLLAKNKEVELVAALYDEAAQRPKFEFLKGTIGKSYAFETAARYGISQNLVAQAKKIYGEDKENLNEIITKTLNLQTKLDEGIKEVTAKEERLERLLEEQKELKEKNEIKLNATISRLEKEYYEAINAAKAVINFKEIKDKQRALNVANEKKAAIVKPKKTERESLKVGDRVKYENIKGTVLSISKNDAMIESNGINLRVPLELLRKNGNEVELPKKGGVSLNVDKPKTASLSLDLHGMRADEAIAKLDKFISDSLVMGFDEVSVFHGIGTGKLAFAVKNFLKEHPSVKEFFDAPANQGGYGAKIVRL; from the coding sequence ATGACTCAGGATATATTTGCAAAGCTTGATCTAAACGAGTATTTGGATAAATTTCACTCCTTTTTAGCAAGGCAAAAACCGCTATTTTTACAAGGCGACAACAAAATTCACTTTGAAAACATAAACGAACTTTCCAAGTATGATTTCAAGGCACCAGACGAGATAAAAAATTTAGATGACGCACTTATGAGACTTAGCAAGCAAGCGGTGCTTCACATCAGTGAAATTTACGAGTTTGCAAAGATTATTAAGTATTTTTCATATCTAAAAAAGCAAAAATTTGAAGGCAGGCTTGGCGAATGGATCGCTAAAGCTGAAATTCCTGATGCGATGAGCCAGATGGCAAACAGTTTTGATGAAAACGGCGAGTTTAGCGACAGTGTGGATGAGAGATTTTACGCGATAAAGCAGGCTTTTAGCGAGAAAAAGTGCCAGATCGACGCCGAGCTTAAAAAGCTCATCTACTCAAAGCACATCACACCCTATCTAGTCGATACCCAGACGCACTATATCAACTCGCAAGAGGCACTTTTGGTACGTGGCGGTTTTAATCACGCCCTAAAAGGCACTGTGATCGCTAGAAGCTCAGGCGGCTACTTCTACGTTGCACCTGCAAGTACCGAGCGCCTAAAAAAGGAGCAAAGCGAGCTGCTTGATAGAAAAGAGGAGATTATTTTTGAACACTGCAAGAAATTTAGCCTACAGATGAACAAGAGCCTGCTCTTTTTGAAATTTATAAATAACGCTTTTGATCAGTTTGACGCATATCAGGCGCGTGTAAATTTGGCTAGGTCGCTTGACTATGAGTTTGTTTTGCCAAATAGCTCGCACGTTATCAAGCTTGAGAAATTTGCTCATCCAGCGCTTAAAAACCCAAAGAGCGTGAGTGTGGATTTTGGTAAAAAAGTGCTTCTCATTACCGGCGTAAATGCTGGCGGTAAGTCGATGCTTTTAAAATCTATCATCTCAGCCACGCTGCTTGCAAAATATTTACTACCTATGCGTATCGATGCAAATCGCTCAAGCATCGGCTCTTTTAAAGAATTTGACGCGATCATAGAAGATCCGCAAAGTGTGAAAAACGATATCTCGACCTTTGCTGGCAGGATGGTGCACTTTGCAAGGCTTTTTACTAAAAAATCGATCATCATAGGCATCGACGAGATCGAGCTTGGTACCGACTTTGAGGAGGCTGCGAGCTTGTATGGTGTCATGATAGAGCGCCTTATCACTCAAGATATCAAAATGATCATCACGACCCACCACAAGCGCCTTGCGATGTTGCTAGCTAAAAATAAAGAGGTTGAGCTAGTGGCGGCACTTTACGACGAGGCGGCTCAAAGGCCTAAATTTGAGTTTTTAAAAGGCACGATCGGCAAGTCTTACGCCTTTGAAACGGCGGCAAGATACGGCATATCTCAAAATTTAGTGGCGCAGGCAAAGAAAATTTACGGCGAAGATAAAGAGAATTTAAACGAGATCATCACAAAGACGCTAAATTTACAAACCAAGCTTGATGAGGGGATAAAAGAGGTCACGGCAAAAGAGGAGCGGCTGGAGCGCTTGCTTGAAGAGCAAAAAGAGCTAAAAGAGAAAAATGAGATCAAGCTAAATGCGACTATTTCGCGCCTTGAAAAAGAGTATTATGAAGCGATAAATGCGGCAAAAGCTGTTATAAATTTCAAAGAGATAAAAGACAAGCAAAGGGCGCTAAACGTGGCAAATGAGAAAAAAGCTGCCATCGTTAAGCCTAAAAAAACTGAGCGCGAGAGCCTAAAAGTAGGCGATAGAGTGAAATATGAAAATATAAAAGGCACGGTTTTAAGCATCTCTAAAAATGACGCGATGATCGAGTCAAATGGCATAAATTTACGCGTGCCACTAGAGCTTTTAAGAAAAAATGGTAACGAAGTGGAGCTACCTAAAAAAGGTGGCGTTAGCCTAAATGTAGATAAACCAAAGACAGCCTCACTCTCGCTTGATCTGCATGGCATGAGAGCTGACGAGGCGATAGCAAAGCTTGATAAATTTATCTCCGATAGTCTTGTTATGGGATTTGATGAGGTTAGCGTATTTCACGGCATCGGTACTGGCAAGCTCGCCTTTGCTGTTAAAAATTTCTTAAAAGAGCATCCAAGTGTGAAAGAATTTTTTGACGCACCGGCAAATCAAGGCGGATATGGAGCTAAAATAGTCAGGCTTTAA
- the metX gene encoding homoserine O-acetyltransferase MetX → MLDLQTRTIKFNEPLYLESGRMLSNFKLIYETYGTLNADKSNVIVICHALTGSHHAAGTYAGDEKAGWWDGLIGSKKAVDTDKFYVICVNILGSCFGSTSPLSVDRSSGKEYRLNFPVLAISDVVKAQMRLFGELGITRVRAVIGGSLGGMQALCYAIEFPEFAQDIVMLASTYQTKPWAIAFNKIAIEAILNDENFKNGEYDAEFIRQNGLKGMAYGRMAGHISFLSPDSMDEKFGRNYVETDGLYELSGRFQVDRYMEYNGYNFPKRFDPLSYLYIVKMMNIFDCTRHYDNLKDALAPIKANLHLVAFKGDLLFPPSCMREIYDALCEMGRELKTKFVEIDSNYGHDAFLVEIEKFDGYIKNILKG, encoded by the coding sequence GTGTTAGACCTGCAAACTAGAACTATTAAATTTAACGAGCCACTCTATCTTGAGAGTGGCCGTATGCTATCAAATTTTAAGCTTATTTATGAGACTTACGGCACGTTAAATGCTGATAAAAGTAACGTTATCGTGATCTGCCACGCCCTAACTGGCTCGCATCACGCTGCTGGCACATACGCAGGCGATGAGAAAGCTGGCTGGTGGGACGGGCTAATAGGCAGCAAAAAGGCGGTCGATACAGATAAATTTTATGTTATTTGCGTAAATATCCTAGGTTCGTGCTTTGGCTCGACCTCGCCACTAAGTGTGGATAGAAGTAGTGGCAAAGAGTATAGGCTAAATTTCCCAGTCCTTGCCATAAGCGACGTCGTAAAGGCGCAAATGAGGCTATTTGGCGAGCTTGGTATTACAAGAGTAAGAGCTGTGATAGGCGGCAGTCTTGGCGGTATGCAAGCACTTTGTTACGCTATCGAGTTTCCAGAGTTTGCGCAAGATATCGTCATGCTTGCAAGTACCTATCAGACCAAGCCTTGGGCGATAGCCTTTAACAAAATAGCTATCGAAGCCATTTTAAACGATGAAAATTTCAAAAATGGCGAGTACGACGCAGAATTTATAAGACAAAACGGCCTAAAAGGCATGGCTTACGGCAGGATGGCAGGCCACATCAGCTTTTTAAGCCCTGATAGCATGGATGAGAAATTTGGACGCAACTACGTAGAAACTGACGGTCTTTACGAGCTTTCTGGGCGCTTTCAGGTGGATCGCTACATGGAGTACAACGGCTACAACTTCCCAAAGAGGTTTGATCCACTAAGCTACCTATATATTGTAAAAATGATGAACATCTTTGACTGTACAAGACACTATGATAACCTAAAAGACGCCCTTGCGCCAATAAAAGCAAATTTGCATCTAGTCGCTTTCAAAGGCGATCTACTCTTTCCGCCAAGCTGTATGAGAGAAATTTATGACGCACTTTGTGAGATGGGGCGAGAGTTGAAGACAAAATTTGTAGAGATAGATAGCAACTACGGCCACGACGCATTTTTGGTCGAAATAGAAAAATTTGATGGATATATAAAAAATATATTAAAAGGATAG
- the gatA gene encoding Asp-tRNA(Asn)/Glu-tRNA(Gln) amidotransferase subunit GatA — protein sequence MVTLKEALKFSAEEIKNLRAELEAKIIKEKEIGAYVEQLANLEIAKLGEGVPIAIKDNIQVKGWNVTSASKILQGYVAPYNATVIEKLLSKNLAPFGRTNMDEFAMGSTTESSFYGKTLNPLNHAHVPGGSSGGSAAAVAAGLAVAALGSDTGGSIRQPAAFCGCVGLKPTYGRVSRYGLGAYSSSLDQIGPIAQNVEDAAILYDAIAGHDPKDSTSADVPFVSVSDKIDGNKKLKICVIKNYVENASEQTKAALNLAIEKLKSHGHSVTYTNFEDSKYDVATYYIIATAEASANLSRYDGVRYGRRADAKNLKELYINSRSEGFGEEVKRRILLGTFVLSSGYYDAYYIKAQKARAHIKAQYERILEENDLIFMPVAPSTAYKFGAHSDPLQAYLSDIYTISVNLAGLPAISVPVGKDDQNLNVSAQLIAKAWDEQTLINGAKSLENLIKG from the coding sequence GTGGTAACTTTAAAAGAAGCTTTGAAATTTTCAGCTGAAGAGATAAAAAATTTAAGAGCCGAGCTTGAGGCAAAGATCATAAAAGAAAAAGAGATTGGCGCTTATGTCGAGCAGCTAGCAAATTTAGAGATCGCAAAACTAGGCGAGGGCGTGCCTATCGCTATAAAAGATAACATCCAAGTAAAAGGCTGGAATGTAACAAGTGCCTCAAAAATTTTACAAGGCTACGTAGCACCTTATAATGCAACCGTAATAGAAAAGCTACTTAGTAAAAATTTAGCTCCATTTGGCCGCACAAATATGGACGAATTTGCGATGGGAAGCACGACTGAGAGCTCATTTTACGGCAAAACACTAAACCCACTAAATCACGCTCACGTCCCAGGTGGCAGTAGCGGTGGCTCGGCAGCAGCAGTTGCAGCCGGTCTTGCAGTCGCAGCACTTGGTAGCGATACTGGTGGCTCGATCCGCCAGCCAGCAGCATTTTGCGGATGTGTAGGACTTAAGCCAACTTACGGCAGAGTGAGTAGATACGGCCTTGGCGCGTATTCAAGCAGCCTTGATCAAATTGGCCCTATCGCTCAAAACGTAGAAGACGCAGCCATTTTATATGACGCGATCGCTGGACATGATCCAAAAGATAGCACAAGCGCAGATGTGCCGTTTGTAAGCGTTAGCGACAAGATAGATGGCAACAAAAAACTAAAAATTTGCGTCATTAAAAACTATGTCGAAAACGCAAGCGAGCAGACAAAAGCTGCTTTAAATTTAGCGATCGAGAAGCTAAAATCACACGGTCATAGTGTAACTTACACAAATTTTGAAGACTCGAAATACGACGTCGCAACCTACTACATAATAGCAACTGCAGAGGCAAGCGCAAATTTAAGCCGCTATGATGGCGTAAGATACGGCAGAAGAGCTGATGCTAAAAATTTAAAAGAGCTATATATAAACTCACGCTCTGAGGGTTTTGGCGAAGAGGTAAAAAGAAGAATTTTGCTTGGCACCTTTGTGCTAAGTAGCGGATATTACGATGCTTACTATATCAAAGCGCAAAAAGCAAGAGCGCATATAAAAGCTCAATACGAGAGAATTTTAGAAGAAAATGACCTTATATTTATGCCAGTAGCTCCGAGTACAGCCTATAAATTTGGAGCCCACAGTGATCCACTACAAGCATATCTAAGCGATATTTACACTATCAGCGTAAATTTAGCGGGTCTGCCAGCCATCTCTGTGCCAGTTGGCAAAGATGATCAAAATTTAAACGTGAGCGCCCAGCTCATCGCAAAAGCATGGGATGAACAGACCTTGATAAATGGTGCCAAGAGCCTAGAAAATTTAATAAAAGGATAA
- a CDS encoding MmcQ/YjbR family DNA-binding protein, with protein MKRSDVERYIKEKFDVLGEQIFPKYPKISAFRHKKNEKWFALLMEISASKLGLESDEVTEVLNLKCSPDLGMVLVDEQQIFKAYHMNKKHWISVNLNSKISQKTVFDLIDESFELSK; from the coding sequence TTGAAACGAAGTGACGTTGAGAGATACATAAAAGAGAAATTTGACGTTTTAGGCGAGCAAATTTTCCCAAAATATCCAAAAATTAGCGCCTTTCGTCATAAGAAAAATGAGAAGTGGTTTGCACTGCTTATGGAGATAAGCGCTAGCAAGCTTGGGCTTGAAAGTGACGAAGTGACAGAGGTTTTAAATCTAAAATGTAGCCCTGATCTAGGCATGGTACTAGTCGATGAGCAGCAAATTTTTAAAGCCTATCACATGAACAAAAAGCACTGGATAAGTGTAAATTTAAACTCCAAAATCTCACAAAAAACCGTCTTTGACCTGATAGATGAAAGCTTTGAGCTAAGTAAATAA
- the murC gene encoding UDP-N-acetylmuramate--L-alanine ligase, translated as MKKVHFIGIGGIGISAIARFLHEKGHKISGSDIKESKTTLELQNEGIEVITPHCKEAIKDQDFVVYSAAIKEDNIELVEARNKGIKCFSRKEILPYVLEDKCVFAVAGAHGKSTTSAMLASLIEGSVIIGAISKQFGSNMRYAKSDNVVFEADESDSSFLNSNPYLAIVTNAEPEHMEHYDYDLAKFYAAYKGFLERAKVRVINAEDEFLSTLKLDAIRLYPSTDITELTMVVRDYQPYTSFNLKNLGKFEAFGMGEHIAIDASLAILAAMHETPLKDIRENLLNFKGIKKRFDILCANKNFVLIDDYAHHPTEIKATLKSVFEYAKILGINSVTAIFQPHRYTRLSTNLPGFKECFKGVDELVILPVYAAGENPIEVDMKSEFSEYNPIFTDKVERVEEGIEFTDEFGVKNRLSDGIVVGFGAGDISVQLRGGY; from the coding sequence ATCAAAAAAGTCCATTTCATAGGCATTGGCGGTATCGGTATCTCAGCCATCGCTAGATTTTTACACGAAAAAGGCCACAAGATAAGTGGTAGTGACATCAAAGAGAGCAAGACGACTCTTGAGCTTCAAAATGAAGGCATCGAGGTCATCACACCGCACTGTAAAGAGGCGATAAAAGACCAAGACTTTGTGGTCTACTCAGCCGCGATAAAAGAGGACAATATCGAGCTAGTGGAGGCCAGAAACAAAGGCATAAAGTGTTTTTCTAGAAAAGAAATCTTGCCTTATGTGCTTGAGGATAAATGTGTCTTTGCGGTAGCTGGCGCACACGGCAAAAGCACCACCTCAGCGATGCTAGCAAGCCTAATAGAGGGCTCAGTCATCATCGGCGCCATCTCAAAGCAGTTTGGCTCAAATATGCGCTACGCAAAGAGTGACAACGTCGTATTTGAGGCAGATGAGAGCGACTCAAGCTTTCTAAACTCAAACCCATATCTAGCCATTGTTACAAACGCAGAGCCAGAGCACATGGAACACTACGACTACGATCTAGCTAAATTTTACGCAGCCTACAAGGGCTTTTTGGAGCGCGCGAAGGTTAGAGTGATAAACGCTGAGGACGAGTTTTTAAGCACGCTTAAGCTTGATGCGATCAGGCTTTATCCAAGCACCGACATCACCGAGCTTACGATGGTTGTAAGAGACTATCAGCCATACACCAGCTTTAATCTTAAAAATTTAGGCAAATTTGAAGCCTTTGGCATGGGCGAGCACATCGCTATAGACGCATCTTTGGCTATTCTTGCTGCGATGCACGAGACACCGCTTAAAGATATCAGAGAAAATTTACTAAATTTTAAAGGCATAAAAAAGCGTTTTGACATACTTTGTGCAAACAAAAATTTCGTTCTAATAGACGACTACGCACACCATCCAACCGAGATAAAAGCGACGCTAAAATCAGTCTTTGAATACGCCAAAATTTTAGGCATAAACAGCGTCACAGCGATATTTCAGCCGCACCGCTACACAAGACTTAGCACAAATTTACCTGGCTTTAAAGAGTGTTTTAAGGGCGTTGATGAACTTGTTATATTGCCAGTTTATGCAGCCGGAGAAAATCCGATCGAAGTTGATATGAAGAGCGAATTTAGCGAGTATAACCCGATCTTTACCGACAAGGTCGAGAGGGTTGAAGAGGGTATAGAATTTACAGATGAATTTGGCGTGAAAAACCGCCTAAGTGACGGCATAGTGGTCGGTTTTGGAGCGGGCGATATCAGCGTGCAACTAAGGGGCGGCTACTAA